One Setaria italica strain Yugu1 chromosome I, Setaria_italica_v2.0, whole genome shotgun sequence DNA window includes the following coding sequences:
- the LOC101769941 gene encoding wall-associated receptor kinase 5 isoform X2 codes for MRSFLNPEHQHQFLHADKLIGVTMSSARVMVCAMAFVLACLAAMPPASAALGDGGILSYIPSAASIAHCPSSCGDVNISYPFGIGAGCFRQGFEVTCDNTTQPPKLFLMNNSTTEITRIYYGFVEVPMFFNSSFGPGRNNMSWEWEAPAKGITINSYNNFFVLGCDFDVNLFDYERNPVGSCMSRCHGGVLPTRGPCNGIGCCFISLRNAMSGFQATFFRADGVAGQSSDSMYPRIMAFISYSDDMDNMTNLLLGWTNTSKIDGAVVEVAITDQPSCESARMNNASYACATDSICRNASSYGGYKCHCSGYQDGNPYLSEGCTQGDYNPEPKEHCRRSCGNMNISFPFGLEEGCFGNEKFRLNCTAAGDTLFSTGGTQYRVTGVSLEDGTLIVRNMLSNASTGKEEIIVSTGENGDIWDWDFSGPVEDRFDFSMEYVDIVIRWAITNSTCEQALQNITKYACRSENSYCLNVAHGKIFMGYRCKCSRGFKGNPYVQEGCTDIDECSLPNYCNGTCHNFPGTYKCTPCPHNKEFDSTKKLCITSTKQRNLLLGIAIGISCGIGSIIIALGVIVLANKWKRGIQKRIRRAHFKKNQGLLLEQLISDESTTSKTKIFSLEELEEATNNFDATRVLGHGGHGTVYKGILSDQRVVAIKKSKIVEQIEIDQFINEVVILSQIIHRNVVKLFGCCLEDEVPMLVYEFISNGTLYGLLHSDTTIKCLLSWDDRIRIAMEAAGALAYLHSAATIPIFHRDVKSSNILLDDNFTTKVSDFGASRSLSLDETHVVTIVQGTFGYLDPEYYHTGQLTEKSDVYSFGVILVELLIRKKPIFINDLGAKQSLSHYFIEGLHAGSLVEILDKQVVEEADQEEINEIASLTEACLRVKGGDRPTMKEVDMRLQFLRTKRLRKGLDEKDADIEPLLCPQDKNLYGHIDLVNAGSSGCYSLEQEFASLPR; via the exons ATGCGTAGTTTCCTTAACCCGGAACACCAACACCAATTTTTACACGCAGACAAGCTGATTGGCGTAACGATGAGCTCGGCCAGAGTGATGGTTTGCGCCATGGCTTTCGTTCTGGCGTGCTTGGCAGCCATGCCGCCTGCATCCGCAGCCTTGGGAGACGGAGGGATACTGTCGTATATCCCGTCCGCCGCCTCTATAGCTCACTGCCCCTCCAGCTGCGGGGACGTCAATATCTCCTACCCCTTCGGCATAGGGGCAGGCTGCTTCCGGCAAGGCTTCGAGGTTACCTGCGACAACACCACTCAACCTCCAAAGCTGTTTCTGATGAATAACAGCACAACTGAGATCACTAGGATATATTATGGGTTTGTTGAGGTCCCTATGTTCTTCAACAGTTCCTTTGGACCAGGTAGGAACAATATGTCTTGGGAGTGGGAGGCTCCCGCTAAGGGTATTACTATTAACAGCTATAACAATTTCTTTGTCCTTGGATGTGACTTTGATGTCAACTTGTTCGATTATGAGAGAAACCCTGTCGGCTCCTGCATGAGTAGGTGCCACGGGGGGGTATTGCCAACTCGAGGGCCTTGCAACGGGATTGGTTGCTGTTTCATCAGTTTACGGAATGCCATGTCAGGTTTTCAGGCAACATTTTTTCGGGCTGATGGTGTGGCAGGACAATCATCAGATTCTATGTACCCTCGCATCATGGCTTTCATATCATATTCCGATGACATGGATAACATGACTAACCTTTTATTGGGTTGGACAAACACAAGCAAGATCGATGGTGCTGTTGTTGAGGTTGCCATCACGGATCAACCAAGCTGCGAAAGCGCGCGAATGAACAACGCAAGTTATGCTTGTGCCACCGACAGCATTTGTAGAAATGCGTCTTCATATGGGGGTTACAAATGTCACTGCTCTGGTTACCAGGACGGCAATCCTTACCTTTCCGAAGGTTGCACGCAAG GAGATTACAACCCCGAGCCTAAAGAACACTGCCGGAGGTCATGTGGAAACATGAACATTTCCTTCCCTTTTGGGCTCGAAGAAGGTTGTTTTGGAAACGAAAAGTTCCGACTTAATTGTACAGCAGCAGGTGACACGCTTTTTAGCACAGGAGGTACACAGTACCGCGTGACTGGTGTCTCATTAGAAGATGGAACTTTGATTGTAAGAAACATGCTAAGCAATGCGAGCACCGGAAAAGAAGAGATAATAGTTTCGACTGGCGAGAACGGAGATATCTGGGACTGGGACTTCAGCGGCCCCGTGGAAGATcgatttgatttttctatggaATATGTCGACATTGTCATAAGATGGGCGATTACCAATTCAACTTGTGAACAAGCTTTGCAGAATATAACTAAGTATGCATGCCGCAGTGAAAACAGTTATTGCCTAAACGTGGCCCATGGGAAAATATTTATGGGATATCGTTGCAAGTGTTCTCGTGGCTTCAAAGGAAACCCGTACGTACAGGAAGGCTGCACAG ATATTGATGAATGCTCCCTGCCAAACTACTGCAATGGTACATGTCATAACTTTCCTGGGACCTATAAGTGCACACCATGCCCTCATAATAAAGAATTTGATTCGACAAAGAAGCTGTGTATTACATCAACTAAGCAACGGAATCTTCTTTTGG GTATTGCAATTGGAATCAGTTGTGGCATTGGCTCCATAATTATTGCATTGGGTGTAATCGTACTTGCCAATAAGTGGAAAAGGGGCATCCAAAAGAGAATCAGAAGAGCACACTTCAAGAAAAATCAAGGCCTGCTATTGGAGCAATTGATCTCTGATGAAAGCACCACAAGCAAAACTAAAATATTCTCATTGGAGGAACTAGAGGAGGCAACAAACAACTTTGATGCTACTCGTGTTCTTGGTCATGGAGGACATGGCACGGTTTATAAAGGGATTCTATCTGACCAACGTGTGGTGGCcataaaaaaatccaaaatagtGGAACAAATAGAGATAGACCAGTTTATCAATGAGGTTGTCATTTTGTCTCAAATCATCCATCGCAATGTGGTGAAACTGTTTGGTTGCTGCCTAGAAGATGAGGTGCCCATGCTTGTCTATGAGTTCATTTCAAATGGCACTCTGTATGGACTTCTTCACTCTGATACTACAATAAAATGCTTGCTTTCATGGGATGATCGCATTAGGATTGCAATGGAAGCAGCAGGGGCACTTGCTTATCTACACTCAGCTGCTACAATACCAATTTTCCACAGAGATGTTAAGTCTTCAAATATACTCTTGGATGACAACTTCACcacaaaggtctcagactttgGTGCTTCAAGATCTCTTTCGCTTGATGAGACTCACGTGGTTACGATTGTCCAAGGTACATTCGGCTACTTGGACCCAGAATACTATCATACCGGTCAGCTTACTGAAAAGAGTGATGTATATAGTTTTGGAGTAATACTTGTTGAACTTTTGATAAGGAAGAAGCCAATTTTTATCAATGATTTAGGTGCTAAACAAAGCCTATCACATTACTTCATTGAAGGACTTCATGCAGGGTCCCTTGTAGAAATACTGGATAAACAAGTTGTGGAAGAGGCAGACCAGGAAGAGATTAATGAAATCGCCTCACTTACAGAAGCATGCTTAAGGGTCAAAGGAGGAGACAGACCGACTATGAAAGAAGTAGATATGAGGTTGCAATTTCTAAGAACAAAGAGACTTAGAAAAGGTTTAGATGAAAAAGATGCAGATATTGAGCCTTTGTTATGCCCACAAGATAAGAACTTATATGGGCATATCGATCTTGTCAATGCTGGGAGCTCTGGGTGCTACAGTTTGGAGCAAGAATTTGCatctttgccacgctaa
- the LOC101769941 gene encoding wall-associated receptor kinase 5 isoform X1 — MRSFLNPEHQHQFLHADKLIGVTMSSARVMVCAMAFVLACLAAMPPASAALGDGGILSYIPSAASIAHCPSSCGDVNISYPFGIGAGCFRQGFEVTCDNTTQPPKLFLMNNSTTEITRIYYGFVEVPMFFNSSFGPGRNNMSWEWEAPAKGITINSYNNFFVLGCDFDVNLFDYERNPVGSCMSRCHGGVLPTRGPCNGIGCCFISLRNAMSGFQATFFRADGVAGQSSDSMYPRIMAFISYSDDMDNMTNLLLGWTNTSKIDGAVVEVAITDQPSCESARMNNASYACATDSICRNASSYGGYKCHCSGYQDGNPYLSEGCTQGDYNPEPKEHCRRSCGNMNISFPFGLEEGCFGNEKFRLNCTAAGDTLFSTGGTQYRVTGVSLEDGTLIVRNMLSNASTGKEEIIVSTGENGDIWDWDFSGPVEDRFDFSMEYVDIVIRWAITNSTCEQALQNITKYACRSENSYCLNVAHGKIFMGYRCKCSRGFKGNPYVQEGCTGTSGFSFDIDECSLPNYCNGTCHNFPGTYKCTPCPHNKEFDSTKKLCITSTKQRNLLLGIAIGISCGIGSIIIALGVIVLANKWKRGIQKRIRRAHFKKNQGLLLEQLISDESTTSKTKIFSLEELEEATNNFDATRVLGHGGHGTVYKGILSDQRVVAIKKSKIVEQIEIDQFINEVVILSQIIHRNVVKLFGCCLEDEVPMLVYEFISNGTLYGLLHSDTTIKCLLSWDDRIRIAMEAAGALAYLHSAATIPIFHRDVKSSNILLDDNFTTKVSDFGASRSLSLDETHVVTIVQGTFGYLDPEYYHTGQLTEKSDVYSFGVILVELLIRKKPIFINDLGAKQSLSHYFIEGLHAGSLVEILDKQVVEEADQEEINEIASLTEACLRVKGGDRPTMKEVDMRLQFLRTKRLRKGLDEKDADIEPLLCPQDKNLYGHIDLVNAGSSGCYSLEQEFASLPR; from the exons ATGCGTAGTTTCCTTAACCCGGAACACCAACACCAATTTTTACACGCAGACAAGCTGATTGGCGTAACGATGAGCTCGGCCAGAGTGATGGTTTGCGCCATGGCTTTCGTTCTGGCGTGCTTGGCAGCCATGCCGCCTGCATCCGCAGCCTTGGGAGACGGAGGGATACTGTCGTATATCCCGTCCGCCGCCTCTATAGCTCACTGCCCCTCCAGCTGCGGGGACGTCAATATCTCCTACCCCTTCGGCATAGGGGCAGGCTGCTTCCGGCAAGGCTTCGAGGTTACCTGCGACAACACCACTCAACCTCCAAAGCTGTTTCTGATGAATAACAGCACAACTGAGATCACTAGGATATATTATGGGTTTGTTGAGGTCCCTATGTTCTTCAACAGTTCCTTTGGACCAGGTAGGAACAATATGTCTTGGGAGTGGGAGGCTCCCGCTAAGGGTATTACTATTAACAGCTATAACAATTTCTTTGTCCTTGGATGTGACTTTGATGTCAACTTGTTCGATTATGAGAGAAACCCTGTCGGCTCCTGCATGAGTAGGTGCCACGGGGGGGTATTGCCAACTCGAGGGCCTTGCAACGGGATTGGTTGCTGTTTCATCAGTTTACGGAATGCCATGTCAGGTTTTCAGGCAACATTTTTTCGGGCTGATGGTGTGGCAGGACAATCATCAGATTCTATGTACCCTCGCATCATGGCTTTCATATCATATTCCGATGACATGGATAACATGACTAACCTTTTATTGGGTTGGACAAACACAAGCAAGATCGATGGTGCTGTTGTTGAGGTTGCCATCACGGATCAACCAAGCTGCGAAAGCGCGCGAATGAACAACGCAAGTTATGCTTGTGCCACCGACAGCATTTGTAGAAATGCGTCTTCATATGGGGGTTACAAATGTCACTGCTCTGGTTACCAGGACGGCAATCCTTACCTTTCCGAAGGTTGCACGCAAG GAGATTACAACCCCGAGCCTAAAGAACACTGCCGGAGGTCATGTGGAAACATGAACATTTCCTTCCCTTTTGGGCTCGAAGAAGGTTGTTTTGGAAACGAAAAGTTCCGACTTAATTGTACAGCAGCAGGTGACACGCTTTTTAGCACAGGAGGTACACAGTACCGCGTGACTGGTGTCTCATTAGAAGATGGAACTTTGATTGTAAGAAACATGCTAAGCAATGCGAGCACCGGAAAAGAAGAGATAATAGTTTCGACTGGCGAGAACGGAGATATCTGGGACTGGGACTTCAGCGGCCCCGTGGAAGATcgatttgatttttctatggaATATGTCGACATTGTCATAAGATGGGCGATTACCAATTCAACTTGTGAACAAGCTTTGCAGAATATAACTAAGTATGCATGCCGCAGTGAAAACAGTTATTGCCTAAACGTGGCCCATGGGAAAATATTTATGGGATATCGTTGCAAGTGTTCTCGTGGCTTCAAAGGAAACCCGTACGTACAGGAAGGCTGCACAGGTACATCCGGCTTCTCCTTCG ATATTGATGAATGCTCCCTGCCAAACTACTGCAATGGTACATGTCATAACTTTCCTGGGACCTATAAGTGCACACCATGCCCTCATAATAAAGAATTTGATTCGACAAAGAAGCTGTGTATTACATCAACTAAGCAACGGAATCTTCTTTTGG GTATTGCAATTGGAATCAGTTGTGGCATTGGCTCCATAATTATTGCATTGGGTGTAATCGTACTTGCCAATAAGTGGAAAAGGGGCATCCAAAAGAGAATCAGAAGAGCACACTTCAAGAAAAATCAAGGCCTGCTATTGGAGCAATTGATCTCTGATGAAAGCACCACAAGCAAAACTAAAATATTCTCATTGGAGGAACTAGAGGAGGCAACAAACAACTTTGATGCTACTCGTGTTCTTGGTCATGGAGGACATGGCACGGTTTATAAAGGGATTCTATCTGACCAACGTGTGGTGGCcataaaaaaatccaaaatagtGGAACAAATAGAGATAGACCAGTTTATCAATGAGGTTGTCATTTTGTCTCAAATCATCCATCGCAATGTGGTGAAACTGTTTGGTTGCTGCCTAGAAGATGAGGTGCCCATGCTTGTCTATGAGTTCATTTCAAATGGCACTCTGTATGGACTTCTTCACTCTGATACTACAATAAAATGCTTGCTTTCATGGGATGATCGCATTAGGATTGCAATGGAAGCAGCAGGGGCACTTGCTTATCTACACTCAGCTGCTACAATACCAATTTTCCACAGAGATGTTAAGTCTTCAAATATACTCTTGGATGACAACTTCACcacaaaggtctcagactttgGTGCTTCAAGATCTCTTTCGCTTGATGAGACTCACGTGGTTACGATTGTCCAAGGTACATTCGGCTACTTGGACCCAGAATACTATCATACCGGTCAGCTTACTGAAAAGAGTGATGTATATAGTTTTGGAGTAATACTTGTTGAACTTTTGATAAGGAAGAAGCCAATTTTTATCAATGATTTAGGTGCTAAACAAAGCCTATCACATTACTTCATTGAAGGACTTCATGCAGGGTCCCTTGTAGAAATACTGGATAAACAAGTTGTGGAAGAGGCAGACCAGGAAGAGATTAATGAAATCGCCTCACTTACAGAAGCATGCTTAAGGGTCAAAGGAGGAGACAGACCGACTATGAAAGAAGTAGATATGAGGTTGCAATTTCTAAGAACAAAGAGACTTAGAAAAGGTTTAGATGAAAAAGATGCAGATATTGAGCCTTTGTTATGCCCACAAGATAAGAACTTATATGGGCATATCGATCTTGTCAATGCTGGGAGCTCTGGGTGCTACAGTTTGGAGCAAGAATTTGCatctttgccacgctaa